Proteins encoded in a region of the Streptomyces sp. NBC_00310 genome:
- a CDS encoding DNA-3-methyladenine glycosylase 2 family protein, whose translation MKDEDTRYEAVRSRDGRFDGEFFFAVATTGIYCRPSCPAVTPKRENVRFYPTAAAAQGAGFRACRRCRPDAVPGSAEWNVRADAVGRAMRLIGDGVVDREGVAGLALRLGYSARHVQRQLTAEVGAGPVALARAQRAHTARVLLRSTALPVTEIAFASGFASVRQFNDTIRAVYAMTPSGLRAGAPRRPAGSPTAGIPLRLAYRGPYQSTALFDALVAEAVTGVEEVTGGRGHRIYRRTLRLPYGTGIAEVDERPGGRRARTAAARDGAGRAGRPWRAASFPGGDPTGRPGGWLDARLHLTDPRDLTTAVQRLRRLFDLDADPYAVDERLREDARLAPLVAARPGLRSPGAADPEEFAVRALVGREKAERLVGMYGKTLDAPHGTLTHLFPEPAALAGVEGPLGALATALADGTARLDVGADRDDTEAALLALPGLDARTVAAIRTRALGDPDVAPPDETVPDTWRPWRSYALQHLRTAGDSEPDTAARRQAQAQAHKQAQAQEKGVQS comes from the coding sequence ATGAAGGACGAGGACACCAGGTACGAGGCCGTGCGCAGCAGGGACGGACGGTTCGACGGGGAGTTCTTCTTCGCCGTCGCGACGACCGGGATCTACTGCCGGCCGAGCTGCCCGGCGGTGACACCGAAACGGGAGAACGTCCGCTTCTACCCGACCGCGGCCGCCGCCCAGGGTGCCGGGTTCCGGGCCTGCCGACGGTGCCGACCGGACGCCGTGCCCGGGTCGGCCGAGTGGAACGTGCGCGCGGACGCCGTGGGCCGGGCCATGCGGCTCATCGGGGACGGCGTCGTCGACCGGGAGGGTGTCGCCGGGCTGGCCCTGCGGCTGGGGTACAGCGCACGGCACGTCCAGCGGCAGCTCACCGCCGAGGTCGGCGCCGGGCCCGTCGCCCTGGCCCGCGCCCAGCGGGCCCACACCGCCCGCGTCCTCCTCCGGAGCACCGCCCTCCCGGTCACCGAGATCGCCTTCGCGTCCGGCTTCGCCAGCGTGCGCCAGTTCAACGACACGATCAGGGCGGTGTACGCCATGACGCCGAGCGGCCTGCGCGCCGGGGCACCCCGGCGGCCCGCGGGATCGCCGACCGCCGGTATCCCACTCCGGCTCGCGTACCGGGGCCCGTACCAGTCCACCGCGCTCTTCGACGCCCTCGTCGCCGAGGCCGTCACCGGCGTCGAGGAGGTGACCGGCGGGCGCGGCCACCGCATCTACCGGCGCACCCTCCGCCTCCCGTACGGCACCGGAATCGCCGAGGTCGACGAGCGACCGGGGGGCCGCCGGGCGCGGACGGCGGCGGCCCGGGACGGGGCCGGGCGGGCAGGCCGTCCGTGGCGTGCCGCGTCGTTCCCGGGCGGCGACCCCACCGGTCGGCCCGGCGGCTGGCTCGACGCGCGGCTTCATCTCACCGACCCCCGGGATCTCACCACCGCCGTGCAGCGGCTGCGTCGGCTCTTCGACCTGGACGCGGATCCGTACGCCGTGGACGAACGCCTCCGGGAGGACGCGCGGCTCGCCCCGCTCGTCGCCGCCCGGCCGGGACTGCGCTCGCCGGGCGCGGCCGATCCGGAGGAGTTCGCGGTACGGGCGCTCGTGGGGCGCGAGAAGGCCGAACGGCTGGTGGGGATGTACGGGAAGACGCTGGACGCCCCGCACGGGACGCTGACGCACCTCTTCCCCGAGCCGGCCGCCCTGGCCGGCGTGGAGGGCCCGCTCGGAGCCCTCGCCACCGCCCTCGCCGACGGCACCGCCCGCCTCGACGTGGGCGCCGACCGGGACGACACCGAGGCGGCACTGCTCGCCCTGCCGGGCCTCGACGCCCGAACCGTCGCCGCGATCCGTACCCGCGCGCTCGGCGACCCGGACGTGGCCCCGCCGGACGAGACCGTGCCGGACACCTGGCGGCCCTGGCGGTCGTACGCCCTCCAACACCTCAGGACAGCGGGCGATTCGGAGCCGGACACCGCCGCAC